The DNA region GCGTTGACGTATAATGAACGATTAGGAGAAAGAATGGACGACCAAAAGGACCTCCATTTTGAGGAGTCTTTTCGACAACTAGCTTACGACTTGGAAGTGATTTTACAGCGACATCTCCGGACGTGGAACTTTTTTACGGAGACGAACTCTGTGTTTGACGAAGGCGTCACAATCGACAAGAACTGTTTAACCGCAAAACTCGGAGGTAATGTAAACATATCCCACGTCAACGGTGATGTGCATTTACATAATGAAAAGAGTGGCGTTATAAGTAAAGACGAAACCAGCAACTACGACGACCTACAGAATCCTCACTCGAAAAGATGGAAGTGTAGTAAAGTGCGCGTTCAACAACACAATAACACCGAGCATAAATCTGCCAATGAACGCTTTTTCCCCAAGAAGGACGTAGCAGAACGCAAACAGGTGTCCATAGACGAAGAGGAGCGGCTCCTCGATGACCAAAGAGAAGGTAAACGGAAGGGAAAGAGGTCTATCTGGTCCGTGGAGAGGAGGAACCCCTGGCAACGGACGAAGAGATCTACTACGGGCATCCCCGTCATGTACATGCCcgggcagaagaagaagaggcagtgtGTGGCCGCGGGCGGTATCTTCTCAGGGTACAACGCCCTCAGTTATCTGAGCTTCATGACTGGCATTTTGTCGCTCGTCCTGAACGTCAacaataacatcaacaacaataacaacaacaacaatttgaACGATAACAACGCCGTCAGTAATAACAACGTGGACGCGAATTCCAACAGCCAGACCGCTAACCAggtgagaattattattttattttatcatttattagagaaaatatacattttacaattttaatagtATTACATGCAGAATTATATCAAAGTTAACTTGAAGTTAtcagaattttagaaaaaatatcatttacattttacaaataatcggTGTATTTCAAAGTTAATATATTTTGAAAGACGAAAGTGAATAGGTTATACAATTCATAACCTCCTTTTAGTTTATACGTGactgataaataaatatcaaCTCTGACAGACCAGTCGTGTGATACTATCGCTCAGTGGAGCAATGACCAACATAATACCTGTAGAAGAGGGATAGGAGTCACTGTAATTATGAAGGAAAAGAATTCGTGTAGACGTTTTGATAAGATATATGGCTTTAGTCATAGTCGATTTTTATTAGAAAGAACTATTTatcaaatgatttatttttcctaattgcTCCATCTTGAAAGTTTTGGagagctatttattttttattttattttattttattttattttgtgatatgAAAACTCTGTTGCTAAT from Macrobrachium nipponense isolate FS-2020 chromosome 36, ASM1510439v2, whole genome shotgun sequence includes:
- the LOC135203302 gene encoding homeobox protein 13-like, giving the protein MILRGGVQFGLVAVIFISCQSGALTYNERLGERMDDQKDLHFEESFRQLAYDLEVILQRHLRTWNFFTETNSVFDEGVTIDKNCLTAKLGGNVNISHVNGDVHLHNEKSGVISKDETSNYDDLQNPHSKRWKCSKVRVQQHNNTEHKSANERFFPKKDVAERKQVSIDEEERLLDDQREGKRKGKRSIWSVERRNPWQRTKRSTTGIPVMYMPGQKKKRQCVAAGGIFSGYNALSYLSFMTGILSLVLNVNNNINNNNNNNNLNDNNAVSNNNVDANSNSQTANQIVVFPPGRRRRSFADLWLTSSAASERLEEVVTNGGKRSVGSVGYDLLADGMITGLKLMAASALEEVNASVRRNG